DNA sequence from the Nocardia sp. BMG111209 genome:
AACGGCAGCGTCAGCATCACCACCGCCCCGATCGCGAAGCCGGCCAGCAGATTGGCGACGCTGACATCGCCCCACAGTGCCGTGTAGACGACCGCCAGCCACACCAGCACGCCGATCCGGACCGCGATCTCCCGGCTCATCGGTCGCCCCCGGACTGCCACGAATCGGCCGGTCCCAGCACGGTGTTCAGATAGTCGCTGCGATGGCCGAGATCGGTGGCCGCCCGCCCGGCGATGTCGAGAATGGGTCCGGCGAAGACGGTGAGGCCGAGCCCGACGGCGATCAGCGCGACGGTCGGCAGCAACATCAGGCGCGGGATCCGGCCGGGATCGCGCCGATCGGCGAACAGTACATCGGTGGACTCGTCGATCAGCGCCGACGGTGCGGCATCGGCGAATTCGCCCTCCGGGGCCTGGGTCCGGGGCCGCCAGAACGCCTTGCTCCACACCCGGGCCATCGCGTACAGCGTCAGCAGGCTGGTGAGCACCGCGCCGGCCACCAGCACCCAGGCGAGCACACTGCCGTCCGCGGCGCCGGCCTCGAGCAGGACGGTCTTGCCGATGAAGCCCGAGAACGGCGGTATGCCACTGAGATTCAGCGCCGGGATGCCGAACAGCACGGCCAGCACCGGACTCGCGGCCAGCAGCCCGCCGAGCCGTTCCAGCGACGCCGATCCGGCCTGCCGCTCGATCAGCCCCACCACCAGGAACAGGGTGGTCTGCACCAGAATGTGGTGGGCCACGTAGTAGACGGTGCCGGTGAGGCCCGCGACGGTGTTGAGCCCCACGCCGAACATCAGATAGCCGATGTGGCTGACCAGCGTGAACGACAGCAGCCGCTTGATATCGCTCTGCGCGACCGCGCCGAGGATGCCGATCAGCATGGTCAGCAGTCCGCAGATCAGCAGGACCCGGTCGAAGCGGGCGGCGGGGAACAGCAGCGTGTGCATCCGGATGATCGCGTACACACCGACCTTGGTCAGCAGGCCCGCGAACACCGCGGTGACCGGCGCCGGCGCGGTCGGATACGAGTCCGGTAACCAGTTCGACAGCGGGAACACCGCCGCCTTGATGCCGAAGGCCACCAGCAGCACCGCGTAGATGGCGTTGCGC
Encoded proteins:
- a CDS encoding Na+/H+ antiporter subunit D, whose protein sequence is MTPSPALAPILTPLPVLIPLLTAAGTLIAGRKPRLQQTISVAALIAVVAIDGLLLWLADRYGMSALQIGGWRTPIGITLVVDRLSAAMLLVSAIVLLAVLVYAVGQGISDGAERQPTSIFQPTYLVLSAGVSIAFLAGDLFNMFVGFEVLLTASFVLLTLGASADRVRAGVSYTMVSMLSSLVFLIGIALAYAATGTLNLAHMATRLGEVPGGVRNAIYAVLLVAFGIKAAVFPLSNWLPDSYPTAPAPVTAVFAGLLTKVGVYAIIRMHTLLFPAARFDRVLLICGLLTMLIGILGAVAQSDIKRLLSFTLVSHIGYLMFGVGLNTVAGLTGTVYYVAHHILVQTTLFLVVGLIERQAGSASLERLGGLLAASPVLAVLFGIPALNLSGIPPFSGFIGKTVLLEAGAADGSVLAWVLVAGAVLTSLLTLYAMARVWSKAFWRPRTQAPEGEFADAAPSALIDESTDVLFADRRDPGRIPRLMLLPTVALIAVGLGLTVFAGPILDIAGRAATDLGHRSDYLNTVLGPADSWQSGGDR